A single region of the Thermococcus zilligii AN1 genome encodes:
- a CDS encoding ABC transporter ATP-binding protein — MNESSLSLVTRFVREALSERKTLAIVVASIVGSALTNLASPYLLSVAIDRYILPGRYGKLGLIAALYLLTLVAQWFFMVLQTYYTEVFGQGVLRRLRSRLHEKVLSANLDFFKERSTGDLVSRIINDTGAVNDVLVSGLLGGLGSLLSLVGVIVAMLILDLRLTLVTLTSVPLMVAVAYYFGGKMREAHLEARTKIARISSVVEESVAGIETIRAFGKEGHVEKEFSEASRETIKAYLRVAVYMGLFWPLMNIASLLSVVVVIAYGGYLAYQGSVSIGVVVAFIQYAQRFRGPINEVVSLYDSLQSALAALERIYEILDDERVEDYGGKTVEKLRGGIEFRNVWFEYEKGRPVLRGINLSIPPGSRVALVGRTGAGKTTIANLIMRFYDPTEGSVLYDGTDGREISRKSLRMRIGYVPQETYLFPGTIMDNILIANPRASRDDVVRVCRELGVHDFIMRLPQGYETQAGEAGKLLSVGEKQLISLARAMLKDPDVIILDEALSSVDPKTERLVQDAMLKLMEGRTSIIIAHRLGITRFVDRVVVVEDGEIVEEGPPEALLERKGPFYRLYTSQLSGAEAD, encoded by the coding sequence ATGAATGAGTCGTCGCTCTCGCTGGTAACGCGCTTCGTAAGGGAAGCCCTCTCCGAGAGGAAAACCCTCGCCATAGTGGTGGCGAGCATCGTAGGCTCGGCTTTGACTAACCTGGCCTCCCCCTACCTCCTGAGCGTGGCAATAGACCGCTACATATTGCCGGGGAGATACGGGAAGCTCGGGCTCATAGCGGCCCTTTACCTCCTCACCCTCGTTGCGCAGTGGTTCTTCATGGTGCTCCAGACGTACTACACGGAAGTTTTCGGCCAGGGGGTTCTCAGAAGGCTCAGGAGCAGACTGCACGAGAAAGTTCTTTCCGCGAACCTCGACTTCTTCAAAGAGAGGTCCACCGGCGATCTCGTGTCAAGGATAATCAACGACACCGGCGCGGTGAACGACGTCCTCGTTTCCGGCCTGCTGGGCGGGCTCGGGAGCCTGCTGAGCCTGGTGGGAGTGATAGTTGCCATGTTAATACTCGACCTCAGGCTAACCCTCGTAACCCTCACCAGCGTCCCGCTCATGGTTGCCGTCGCCTATTACTTCGGTGGAAAGATGAGGGAGGCCCACCTCGAGGCGAGGACGAAGATAGCGAGGATCTCCAGCGTGGTCGAGGAGAGCGTCGCGGGAATAGAGACGATACGCGCCTTTGGAAAGGAAGGGCACGTCGAGAAGGAGTTCTCGGAGGCGTCACGGGAGACCATCAAGGCTTACCTACGGGTCGCGGTTTACATGGGCCTCTTCTGGCCCCTCATGAACATAGCGAGCCTTCTCTCGGTTGTGGTGGTCATAGCCTACGGCGGCTACCTCGCCTACCAGGGAAGCGTCAGCATAGGGGTAGTAGTGGCATTCATCCAGTACGCCCAGCGCTTCCGCGGGCCGATAAACGAGGTAGTAAGCCTCTACGACAGCTTACAGTCCGCCCTGGCCGCCCTGGAGAGGATATACGAGATCCTGGACGACGAGAGGGTTGAGGACTACGGCGGAAAAACCGTGGAAAAGCTCAGAGGCGGGATAGAGTTCAGAAACGTCTGGTTCGAGTACGAGAAGGGAAGGCCTGTGCTCAGGGGGATAAACCTCTCGATTCCCCCCGGCTCAAGGGTTGCCCTCGTGGGAAGGACCGGGGCGGGAAAAACGACAATCGCGAACCTGATAATGCGCTTTTACGACCCGACCGAAGGCTCAGTCCTCTACGACGGAACCGACGGCAGGGAGATAAGCAGGAAGAGCCTGCGGATGAGAATAGGCTACGTTCCCCAGGAGACCTACCTCTTCCCCGGGACGATAATGGATAACATCCTCATAGCGAACCCCAGAGCGAGCAGGGACGACGTGGTGAGGGTCTGCAGGGAGCTTGGGGTCCACGACTTCATAATGAGGCTCCCCCAGGGGTACGAAACCCAGGCCGGGGAGGCAGGAAAACTGCTCTCCGTCGGGGAGAAACAGCTCATCTCGCTCGCGAGGGCGATGCTCAAGGATCCGGACGTGATTATCCTCGATGAGGCCCTCTCGAGCGTCGACCCCAAGACGGAAAGGCTCGTTCAGGACGCGATGCTGAAGCTCATGGAGGGCAGGACGAGCATAATCATAGCCCACCGCCTTGGCATAACCCGCTTCGTGGACAGGGTTGTCGTGGTGGAAGACGGGGAGATCGTTGAGGAAGGCCCTCCCGAGGCCCTGCTCGAGAGGAAGGGCCCCTTCTACAGGCTCTACACTTCCCAGCTCAGCGGGGCTGAAGCGGACTGA
- a CDS encoding protein-tyrosine phosphatase family protein, with product MWPSAKFVDESVAFSRMPAEGELDEVAKNFDAVVVLVEEGELPYSLEEWGKRGVEVLHSPIPDFTAPNLEQLLEILRWVDAKTREGKRVLIHCMGGLGRSGTVATAWLMYSKGLPLREALRRVRSVRHGAVETPEQFEVLKELEMHLSHRQF from the coding sequence ATGTGGCCGTCTGCAAAGTTCGTCGATGAAAGCGTGGCCTTTTCAAGGATGCCAGCGGAGGGAGAGCTCGACGAGGTGGCGAAGAACTTCGACGCGGTAGTGGTTCTCGTTGAGGAGGGGGAGCTTCCTTACTCGCTCGAGGAATGGGGGAAAAGGGGAGTTGAGGTTCTCCACAGCCCGATCCCGGATTTCACGGCTCCAAACCTTGAGCAGCTCCTCGAAATCCTCCGCTGGGTCGACGCTAAGACCCGGGAGGGAAAGAGGGTATTAATTCATTGCATGGGCGGCCTCGGGAGAAGCGGGACGGTGGCTACTGCCTGGCTCATGTACTCGAAGGGGCTCCCGCTCAGGGAAGCGCTGAGAAGGGTTCGCTCGGTAAGGCACGGGGCAGTTGAGACACCCGAACAGTTCGAAGTCCTGAAGGAGCTTGAAATGCACCTGTCACATCGACAATTTTGA
- the proC gene encoding pyrroline-5-carboxylate reductase: MRVAVIGAGTIGSAVAKALRESGHEVVATRRDLERVRELEEYGVRLTSNNREAVEWAEAVFLAVKPDKVGAVLEEVSELLEGKFLISLAAGIGLDYLKRLAPKAKLVRAMPNIAVLVRESFTAYSTDLEGEDLETVEGLLSSFGEFLRVEEEHMDAITGLSGSGPAYVTVFLEAMIYGGLRAGLPREVARKASLQTLLGTAKLLMETEKHPAEIREWVITPGGTTIDGIFELEEGKIRTAVMKAVDAATKKSKILSRRA; the protein is encoded by the coding sequence ATGAGGGTTGCCGTGATAGGTGCCGGAACGATAGGTAGCGCAGTTGCTAAAGCCCTGAGAGAGAGCGGGCACGAGGTCGTTGCCACGAGGCGGGATCTGGAGAGGGTTAGGGAGCTCGAGGAGTACGGGGTCAGGCTTACGAGTAACAACAGGGAGGCCGTTGAGTGGGCTGAGGCAGTTTTTCTGGCGGTGAAGCCGGATAAAGTTGGTGCCGTCCTCGAGGAGGTCTCCGAACTTCTGGAGGGAAAGTTTCTGATCTCGCTCGCGGCTGGCATAGGGCTTGACTACCTCAAAAGGCTGGCCCCGAAGGCCAAGCTCGTCAGGGCAATGCCGAACATAGCGGTTCTCGTCAGGGAGTCCTTCACGGCGTACTCGACGGATTTAGAGGGTGAGGATTTAGAAACCGTTGAAGGCCTTCTCTCGTCCTTCGGTGAGTTCCTCCGCGTTGAGGAGGAGCACATGGACGCGATAACGGGGCTGAGCGGTTCAGGGCCGGCTTACGTTACCGTCTTCCTTGAGGCCATGATCTACGGTGGTTTGAGGGCTGGCCTTCCGAGGGAAGTAGCCAGAAAAGCTTCCCTTCAGACCCTCTTAGGGACGGCCAAACTGCTTATGGAGACCGAAAAGCACCCTGCCGAGATAAGGGAGTGGGTGATAACGCCCGGCGGGACGACGATAGACGGGATCTTCGAGCTGGAGGAGGGCAAGATAAGGACGGCCGTGATGAAGGCCGTGGACGCGGCAACAAAGAAGTCAAAGATTCTGTCGAGGAGGGCCTGA